In Mus caroli chromosome 9, CAROLI_EIJ_v1.1, whole genome shotgun sequence, a single window of DNA contains:
- the Rbm7 gene encoding RNA-binding protein 7 isoform X3 yields MGAAAAEADRTLFVGNLETKVTEELLFELFHQAGPVIKVKIPKDKDGKLKQFAFVNFKHEVSVPYAMNLLNGIKLFGRPIKIQFRSGSSHASQDASVSYPQHHVGNLSPTSTSPNSYERTVGNVTPTAQMVQRSFSSPEDYQRQAVVYEQCFQTDVICWEIWFSTFGGSVGIFTISSTTWPYL; encoded by the exons ATGGGGGCGGCGGCCGCAGAGGCCGACCGCACTCTGTTCGTGGGTAACCTGGAGACGAAGGTGACCGAGGAGCTCCTCTTCGAGCTGTTCCACCAG GCTGGGCCGGTAATAAAGGTGAAAATCCCGAAAGATAAAGATGGCAAACTGAAGCAGTTTGCGTTCGTGAACTTCAAACACGAAGTGTCTGTTCCCTACGCCATGAATCTGCTCAATGGGATCAAACTTTTCGGGAGGCCTATCAAAATTCAGTTTAGATCAG GAAGCAGTCATGCCTCTCAGGATGCCAGTGTGTCATATCCCCAGCATCATGTTGGAAATTTAAGCCCAACCTCCACATCTCCTAACAG CTATGAAAGGACAGTGGGTAACGTGACTCCGACAGCACAGATGGTCCAGAGGTCCTTTTCCTCTCCAGAAGATTATCAGCGGCAAGCAGTGGTAT ATGAACAGTGTTTTCAGACAGATGTCATATGCTGGGAAATTTGGTTCTCCACATTCGGCGGATCAGTTGGGATTTTCACCATCAGCTCAACCACATGGCCATACCTTTAA
- the Rbm7 gene encoding RNA-binding protein 7 isoform X2, with product MNLLNGIKLFGRPIKIQFRSGSSHASQDASVSYPQHHVGNLSPTSTSPNSYERTVGNVTPTAQMVQRSFSSPEDYQRQAVMNSVFRQMSYAGKFGSPHSADQLGFSPSAQPHGHTFNQSSSSQWRQDALSSQRKRQNSHPYLADRHYSREQRYSDHGSDYHYRGGREDFYYDXRNHDGWSHDYDNRRDSSRGGKWPSSRH from the exons ATGAATCTGCTCAATGGGATCAAACTTTTCGGGAGGCCTATCAAAATTCAGTTTAGATCAG GAAGCAGTCATGCCTCTCAGGATGCCAGTGTGTCATATCCCCAGCATCATGTTGGAAATTTAAGCCCAACCTCCACATCTCCTAACAG CTATGAAAGGACAGTGGGTAACGTGACTCCGACAGCACAGATGGTCCAGAGGTCCTTTTCCTCTCCAGAAGATTATCAGCGGCAAGCAGTG ATGAACAGTGTTTTCAGACAGATGTCATATGCTGGGAAATTTGGTTCTCCACATTCGGCGGATCAGTTGGGATTTTCACCATCAGCTCAACCACATGGCCATACCTTTAACCAGTCTTCCAGCTCCCAGTGGCGCCAAGATGCACTGTCATCACAGCGTAAAAGACAGAATTCTCACCCCTACCTAGCAGATAGACACTATAGCCGTGAGCAGCGCTACTCTGACCATGGGTCTGATTATCATTACAGAGGAGGCCGAGAGGATTTCTACTATGACNACAGGAATCATGATGGNTGGAGCCATGACTATGATAACAGAAGGGACAGTAGTAGAGGTGGGAAGTGGCCCTCATCCCGACACTAA
- the Rbm7 gene encoding RNA-binding protein 7 isoform X1, producing the protein MGAAAAEADRTLFVGNLETKVTEELLFELFHQAGPVIKVKIPKDKDGKLKQFAFVNFKHEVSVPYAMNLLNGIKLFGRPIKIQFRSGSSHASQDASVSYPQHHVGNLSPTSTSPNSYERTVGNVTPTAQMVQRSFSSPEDYQRQAVMNSVFRQMSYAGKFGSPHSADQLGFSPSAQPHGHTFNQSSSSQWRQDALSSQRKRQNSHPYLADRHYSREQRYSDHGSDYHYRGGREDFYYDXRNHDGWSHDYDNRRDSSRGGKWPSSRH; encoded by the exons ATGGGGGCGGCGGCCGCAGAGGCCGACCGCACTCTGTTCGTGGGTAACCTGGAGACGAAGGTGACCGAGGAGCTCCTCTTCGAGCTGTTCCACCAG GCTGGGCCGGTAATAAAGGTGAAAATCCCGAAAGATAAAGATGGCAAACTGAAGCAGTTTGCGTTCGTGAACTTCAAACACGAAGTGTCTGTTCCCTACGCCATGAATCTGCTCAATGGGATCAAACTTTTCGGGAGGCCTATCAAAATTCAGTTTAGATCAG GAAGCAGTCATGCCTCTCAGGATGCCAGTGTGTCATATCCCCAGCATCATGTTGGAAATTTAAGCCCAACCTCCACATCTCCTAACAG CTATGAAAGGACAGTGGGTAACGTGACTCCGACAGCACAGATGGTCCAGAGGTCCTTTTCCTCTCCAGAAGATTATCAGCGGCAAGCAGTG ATGAACAGTGTTTTCAGACAGATGTCATATGCTGGGAAATTTGGTTCTCCACATTCGGCGGATCAGTTGGGATTTTCACCATCAGCTCAACCACATGGCCATACCTTTAACCAGTCTTCCAGCTCCCAGTGGCGCCAAGATGCACTGTCATCACAGCGTAAAAGACAGAATTCTCACCCCTACCTAGCAGATAGACACTATAGCCGTGAGCAGCGCTACTCTGACCATGGGTCTGATTATCATTACAGAGGAGGCCGAGAGGATTTCTACTATGACNACAGGAATCATGATGGNTGGAGCCATGACTATGATAACAGAAGGGACAGTAGTAGAGGTGGGAAGTGGCCCTCATCCCGACACTAA
- the C9H11orf71 gene encoding uncharacterized protein C11orf71 homolog translates to MAQNSVSLSAGDQANRMAHRSSQGDLSPSAMAWAMVSGDSFLVTRLDPNQPGPRPPARPSVRADRRRVPVGGRSRSRSRQGRFSPYPIPGVKLDLLRSVLQQRLVALGTALATRISA, encoded by the coding sequence ATGGCCCAGAACTCTGTGTCGCTGTCCGCCGGCGATCAAGCCAACAGGATGGCCCACCGATCCTCTCAAGGAGATCTCAGCCCGTCGGCCATGGCTTGGGCGATGGTCTCCGGAGATAGCTTCCTGGTTACTAGGCTTGATCCGAATCAGCCGGGACCTCGGCCACCAGCGCGACCCAGCGTTCGGGCCGACAGACGTCGAGTCCCTGTCGGTGGCCGCAGCCGGAGCCGAAGCCGCCAAGGCAGATTCTCGCCTTACCCGATCCCAGGCGTCAAGCTCGACCTCTTAAGAAGTGTGCTGCAGCAGCGTCTGGTTGCACTGGGAACTGCTCTCGCAACCCGAATCTCAGCGTAG